The Sulfurimonas sp. genome includes the window CTTCTAAACTCAGCATCTATCAATTTGATATCCTTCATTTGTTATATTTGAAGATTATACATTTTTTATAGTAAATTTTATATTAAAAGTTCTTTAATACCATTCTAGTAGCTTTGATACTTCATCTACAATAAATATTTTTAGTGGCGTTTTTTCTAATGGTTTTTTAGATAAAAGTACTTTTGTGATATTTTGCATCTTTGCCTCTTTTAATCTAGCATCAAGTCCAAAAACTTCTCTAACATCCCCAACAAGAGAAACTTCTCCTATGAAAATAGTTTCTTTTGATATAGCACGGTTTCTGAAGCTGCTTAAAATTGCTGCTAGAACAGCTAAGTCTGCACTTGTCTCTGTAATTTTAATTCCACCTGTAATATTTATAAATACATCATATCCAGATAGTGGAATTTCAAGTTTTCTCTCTAGTAAAGCTAAGAGCATATTTAATCTATTATTATCAAACCCAGTAGCTTGTCTTTTAGAATTGGGAGTATGTGATTCTGAAACAAGTGCTTGAACTTCTAGAATTATAGGGCGAGAGCCTTCCATAACAACTGTAAGTGCTGAACCAGCTTGTTTAGAGTTTCTGTTAAAAAAACGAGAAGATATATTTGTAGCAGATACTAAACCTTCACTTCTCATTTCAAAAACACCTATCTCACTAGTCGGTCCAAAACGATTTTTAAAACCTCGAAGTATTCGTAACTCTTGAGAACTATCACCTTCGAAATACAAAACAGTATCTACCATATGTTCGAGTACTCTTGGACCAGCTATAGAACCTTCTTTTGTGATATGACCTATGATAAATATTGCAATGTTTCTTTCTTTTGCAATCCTCATTAACTCAAAAGTGATTTGTCTTACTTGTGTTACTGAACCAGGTGCAGATGAAATATTCTCA containing:
- the radA gene encoding DNA repair protein RadA; its protein translation is MAKKKILFECQHCGFTTPKWMGKCTNCGGWDSFIELNEHQQEVVKQTKSSSSRSSKAVSIKAIVETEVYRFSSLDQELDGVLGGGVVPGSLTLIGGSPGVGKSTLLLKVASNIASTGKNVLYVTGEESSGQIKLRANRLNSNVENLYLLNEIRLEQVIVELEHKEYEFLIIDSIQTMYSENISSAPGSVTQVRQITFELMRIAKERNIAIFIIGHITKEGSIAGPRVLEHMVDTVLYFEGDSSQELRILRGFKNRFGPTSEIGVFEMRSEGLVSATNISSRFFNRNSKQAGSALTVVMEGSRPIILEVQALVSESHTPNSKRQATGFDNNRLNMLLALLERKLEIPLSGYDVFINITGGIKITETSADLAVLAAILSSFRNRAISKETIFIGEVSLVGDVREVFGLDARLKEAKMQNITKVLLSKKPLEKTPLKIFIVDEVSKLLEWY